In Chitinophaga sp. HK235, a single window of DNA contains:
- a CDS encoding helix-turn-helix domain-containing protein → MGGRWKALIIDRLLKQPMRYSELKKSIPLITEKALTLQLKELEQDDLILKIVYQEKPPRIIEYQLTEKGKSLSPVLTALYEWGKVNNQPIFAELAS, encoded by the coding sequence ATGGGAGGCAGATGGAAGGCGCTCATCATTGACAGGTTGTTAAAACAACCTATGCGTTACAGTGAGCTAAAAAAATCCATTCCATTAATTACAGAAAAGGCACTCACACTACAATTAAAGGAATTGGAACAAGATGATCTAATTCTAAAGATCGTTTACCAGGAAAAACCTCCCCGAATTATTGAATATCAGTTGACAGAAAAAGGAAAATCATTATCCCCTGTACTTACCGCATTATATGAATGGGGTAAAGTAAATAATCAGCCAATTTTTGCGGAGCTGGCATCTTAG
- a CDS encoding M20 family metallopeptidase, with protein sequence MKIRALLLLLLIALGGWQLRGEKASIHKLVSIQTDEIYDKLVSTRRGFHTNPELAGKEIRTQKVIAQYLKDLGMEVDTGIYGHSVIGILKGNKPGRKIAWRADMDALPNGFPDKVDFKSKVNGVQHGCGHDVHMAIGLGIAEIMAKNKEAINGTMYFIFQPEEETFVGAREMIANGLFSKIHPDEIYGLHITPLPVGQIMVKPNEMFAYQKRIRIKLKNDLSKEEGRELAKLIYTSLSRSKPNSKPWELQHIVDSKIGLISPNTIYKDYLIMDENFNIYSEKDEFFLEAYLYETNQSNLQSIIPKIKRLIGETKYKDKLLSVTFIPENPIVQNDIKLTTEAINTLNQIYGPDLMAPDYGQVPYFNDDFTYFQQKVPGVYFFLGGSNFNKGIIAMNHAPDFNVDEECIRVGVRSFSSLMIERLNRK encoded by the coding sequence ATGAAAATTAGAGCTTTATTATTATTATTGTTAATAGCCCTGGGTGGTTGGCAACTCAGGGGAGAAAAGGCCTCCATACATAAATTAGTTAGCATACAAACTGATGAAATTTATGATAAACTGGTTAGTACCCGAAGAGGTTTTCACACAAACCCGGAATTGGCAGGTAAAGAAATACGTACGCAGAAAGTAATAGCGCAATATTTGAAGGATTTAGGGATGGAGGTTGATACAGGAATTTATGGACACAGTGTTATAGGAATTCTAAAAGGAAATAAACCAGGCAGAAAGATAGCATGGAGAGCAGATATGGATGCTTTACCGAATGGGTTTCCCGATAAAGTAGATTTCAAATCTAAAGTAAATGGAGTGCAGCATGGTTGTGGGCATGATGTACATATGGCAATTGGACTGGGAATTGCAGAAATTATGGCCAAAAACAAAGAGGCGATAAATGGAACTATGTATTTCATTTTTCAGCCGGAAGAAGAAACATTTGTTGGAGCCAGAGAAATGATTGCCAATGGCCTATTTTCCAAAATACATCCTGACGAGATTTATGGTTTGCATATTACTCCCTTACCTGTAGGCCAAATTATGGTGAAACCAAATGAAATGTTTGCCTATCAGAAAAGAATAAGGATAAAACTGAAAAATGATTTATCTAAAGAAGAAGGAAGAGAGCTTGCTAAATTAATTTATACTTCTTTATCTCGTTCCAAACCGAATAGTAAGCCATGGGAATTACAGCATATAGTTGACTCTAAAATTGGGTTAATTAGTCCCAATACTATTTATAAAGACTACCTGATCATGGATGAGAATTTCAATATCTATTCGGAAAAAGATGAGTTTTTTTTAGAAGCGTATTTGTATGAGACAAATCAATCAAACCTTCAAAGCATCATCCCTAAAATCAAGCGATTAATTGGAGAAACTAAATACAAGGATAAACTGTTGTCAGTTACATTTATACCTGAAAATCCAATAGTCCAAAATGATATAAAACTGACTACTGAGGCGATAAATACATTAAATCAAATCTATGGTCCTGATTTAATGGCACCGGATTATGGGCAAGTACCATATTTTAATGATGATTTTACTTATTTTCAACAAAAAGTACCTGGTGTATATTTCTTCTTAGGAGGTTCTAATTTTAATAAAGGAATCATTGCGATGAATCACGCTCCTGATTTTAATGTTGATGAAGAATGTATAAGGGTAGGAGTTAGAAGCTTTTCGTCTTTAATGATAGAAAGATTAAATAGAAAATAA
- a CDS encoding RagB/SusD family nutrient uptake outer membrane protein: protein MKKNLYITYTLVAGLAFSSCKKSYLDTLPARSIESNESFTSPSRVNAAMIGLYDLMQQNQFTNHIMLTTDVKGGDLLVVSSGNYNRFVTEYQFTEIANGGTGALSFVFWKRAFEMISNCNQAISKLPTSPVADDVKNDYMAEARVLRAWANHQLVRLYAQPYAVNPDGIGIPKVDKPLKKDDPTPARSSVKDIYAFMLEDLKFAEQNLSAKRSNSYRITINAVYALQARLYLDMGKWTEASSYAKKARAGFSLEPGATLLKGFVDKTPEWIWGLNYRTDDNTGFLMLASFQEPYNLGYSTFRASKSFLTLFGDDDIRKKQFFVNEAKVKSGKAEDEALQRDKIMFSRDGYLMNKFYFRKTLDLDLPLIRSAEMYLIEAEAEAELNNTDAAQTALFEVQRRAIPTAVKSINTGDVLKTEIVNERRKELYGEGFRFFDILRRKETLVRAAADHWKPLTQEPGNNRNVLPIPQRELDISHLEQNKGYN, encoded by the coding sequence ATGAAGAAGAATTTATATATAACATATACACTTGTAGCAGGTCTCGCATTTTCCAGCTGTAAGAAATCTTATCTTGACACCTTGCCGGCAAGGTCAATTGAATCCAACGAGTCCTTCACCTCGCCATCACGTGTAAATGCCGCCATGATCGGGTTATACGACCTGATGCAGCAAAATCAGTTTACCAACCATATCATGCTCACTACAGATGTGAAAGGTGGTGACCTGCTGGTGGTAAGCTCTGGTAACTATAACCGCTTTGTTACCGAGTACCAGTTTACAGAAATTGCCAACGGTGGAACCGGCGCACTTTCCTTTGTATTCTGGAAAAGAGCATTTGAGATGATCTCCAACTGCAACCAGGCGATTTCCAAGCTGCCGACATCGCCCGTTGCTGATGATGTAAAGAATGATTATATGGCTGAGGCAAGAGTATTGAGGGCATGGGCCAATCACCAATTGGTTCGCCTGTATGCGCAGCCTTATGCTGTAAACCCGGATGGCATTGGTATTCCCAAAGTAGACAAACCGCTGAAAAAAGATGATCCAACTCCGGCCCGTTCTTCAGTGAAAGACATTTATGCTTTCATGCTCGAAGACCTGAAGTTTGCAGAGCAGAATCTGTCTGCTAAACGCAGCAATAGCTACCGTATTACGATCAATGCGGTATATGCACTTCAGGCGCGCCTGTACCTGGATATGGGTAAATGGACTGAAGCGAGCAGCTATGCCAAAAAAGCACGGGCTGGTTTCTCACTGGAGCCAGGTGCTACCTTATTGAAAGGTTTTGTAGATAAAACACCTGAGTGGATCTGGGGCCTGAATTACCGTACGGATGATAACACCGGCTTCCTGATGCTGGCATCATTCCAGGAACCTTACAACCTTGGATACAGCACTTTCCGTGCATCCAAATCGTTCCTCACGCTCTTTGGCGATGATGATATCCGTAAGAAACAGTTCTTTGTAAATGAAGCTAAAGTGAAAAGCGGCAAAGCTGAAGATGAAGCGCTTCAACGTGATAAAATCATGTTCTCCCGTGATGGATACCTGATGAATAAGTTCTACTTCAGAAAAACGCTGGACCTGGATCTTCCATTGATCCGCTCTGCTGAAATGTATCTGATCGAAGCAGAGGCTGAAGCAGAACTGAATAATACCGATGCTGCACAAACGGCACTGTTTGAAGTACAGCGGAGGGCTATTCCTACCGCGGTGAAATCCATCAACACCGGCGATGTGCTGAAAACTGAAATAGTGAACGAACGCAGAAAAGAACTGTATGGTGAAGGCTTCCGCTTCTTCGATATTCTCAGGAGAAAGGAAACACTTGTAAGAGCTGCTGCTGACCACTGGAAACCACTCACACAGGAACCAGGTAATAACCGCAACGTATTACCTATCCCGCAGAGAGAACTCGACATCAGCCACCTGGAACAGAATAAAGGTTACAATTGA
- a CDS encoding IS1182 family transposase — translation MPKGKTLSVVFKANQQHQAMLFPPEIGDLIAENHPVRVVDDVIEKIDITLLLKRYKAGGTSSYHPRMLLKVLIYAYINNIYSSRKIEEALGQNIHFMWLSGMSKPDHNTINRFRGERLQKVLQPIFTQVVLLLCEEGLLNIKELYTDGTKIESQANRYSFVWSNGIKYSKEKIKQQLNDLWKYAQSVAASELGDDTDPSGYDKIDSEKVSKTIAAINDALKEKPIDKRIRQKLGYAHRNWPSALDKYEQQEQIIGSNRNSYSKTDPAATFMRMKEDHMKNGQLKPAYNLQISTNNQYIVNYSLHQQSTDTSTLISHLLQYIRLYKRVPANITADAGYGSEQNYQWLENRRITAYVKHASFDRNQHRSTKTREMFKAQNLPYNAEKDHYICPAGQRMRRKSTFPKTTKNGYGQTITTYQARTCEGCTLRQMCHDQQTNRIIEVNHNLNRLKALADKRLKGRKGIQKRKQRCHDVESVFANIKHNHGFKRFMLKGMDKVSIEMGLMAMAHNLRKKTA, via the coding sequence ATGCCCAAAGGAAAAACACTATCAGTAGTCTTTAAAGCCAATCAGCAGCACCAGGCTATGCTTTTCCCTCCCGAGATTGGGGATCTGATAGCCGAGAATCACCCAGTTCGTGTGGTGGATGACGTAATAGAAAAGATCGATATAACTTTATTGCTGAAGCGTTATAAAGCAGGAGGAACCAGCAGTTACCATCCCAGGATGTTATTGAAAGTCCTTATTTACGCTTATATAAATAACATTTACAGTAGCCGTAAAATAGAGGAGGCACTAGGCCAGAACATCCACTTTATGTGGCTTAGTGGTATGAGTAAACCCGATCATAATACGATCAACAGGTTCCGTGGTGAACGCTTGCAAAAGGTATTACAACCTATATTCACCCAGGTGGTATTGTTGTTATGCGAAGAAGGCTTACTGAACATAAAAGAACTGTACACTGACGGGACAAAGATAGAATCGCAGGCAAATCGCTACAGTTTTGTATGGAGCAATGGCATTAAGTACAGTAAAGAAAAAATAAAACAGCAGCTTAATGACTTGTGGAAATATGCACAATCAGTGGCAGCTTCAGAATTGGGTGATGATACGGACCCATCCGGATATGACAAAATCGACAGTGAAAAAGTCAGTAAAACAATAGCGGCCATCAATGACGCCCTCAAAGAAAAACCCATAGACAAGCGGATCAGACAAAAGCTGGGATATGCTCACCGTAACTGGCCTTCAGCGTTGGATAAGTATGAGCAACAGGAACAAATAATAGGCTCTAACCGCAATAGCTATAGCAAAACAGATCCCGCCGCTACCTTTATGCGTATGAAGGAAGATCATATGAAGAATGGTCAGCTTAAACCAGCTTATAATCTCCAGATAAGTACTAATAATCAATACATCGTCAATTACAGCCTTCATCAGCAGTCCACGGATACATCAACTTTAATCAGTCATCTCCTGCAGTATATACGGTTATATAAACGAGTGCCCGCCAATATTACAGCGGATGCAGGGTATGGCAGCGAACAGAACTATCAATGGCTGGAAAACAGGAGAATTACGGCTTATGTTAAGCATGCTTCCTTCGATCGCAACCAGCACCGGTCAACTAAAACCAGGGAAATGTTCAAGGCCCAAAACCTACCCTACAATGCTGAAAAGGACCACTATATCTGCCCTGCCGGCCAGCGAATGCGTAGAAAAAGTACGTTCCCAAAAACAACTAAAAACGGTTACGGGCAAACAATAACTACTTATCAAGCCAGAACATGCGAAGGATGTACATTACGGCAGATGTGTCATGATCAACAAACAAATCGCATCATAGAAGTAAATCATAATCTAAATCGTCTTAAGGCGCTGGCTGACAAACGATTAAAAGGAAGAAAAGGAATACAGAAGCGTAAACAACGTTGCCATGACGTGGAATCTGTCTTCGCAAATATTAAGCATAATCATGGCTTTAAAAGATTTATGCTAAAAGGGATGGATAAAGTGTCAATCGAAATGGGATTAATGGCTATGGCACACAATCTTAGAAAGAAAACAGCATAA
- a CDS encoding NAD(P)-dependent alcohol dehydrogenase, with protein MTFAENKMKMNNIISKAYLADKAKGADSLRIVSQVVNAPGPLEVLIQVKAAAFNYREVMIIETGSYPLPVKDTFIPMADGVGEIIAVGEEVLNFRVGDRVAGVMFPYWQSGPFQFEFSGQLGGALDGMLTEYKLLPAAAVVRIPDHLSYVEAAVYPCAGVTAWNALFGGAGLLAGQTVLTLGTGGVATMALQFAKAAGARVIATTSTADKMEFLRHLGADEVINYREEPEWHKAVRAMTGGRGADHVIEVGGAGTLVQSIKSVYLTGQINLIGSVATGDPLINLNMLLTTAANIRVIAAGNRQHQQEMNNAVAIHKIRPVIDRVFPFIEAKEAYRYYLKGQYLGKVVVSME; from the coding sequence ATGACATTTGCTGAAAATAAAATGAAAATGAACAACATTATTAGCAAGGCTTATCTGGCAGACAAGGCAAAAGGTGCAGATAGTTTACGAATTGTATCACAGGTGGTTAATGCGCCAGGGCCCCTGGAAGTACTTATTCAGGTGAAGGCTGCGGCATTTAATTACCGGGAAGTCATGATAATAGAAACAGGAAGCTATCCTCTTCCGGTGAAAGATACATTTATTCCCATGGCGGATGGCGTAGGGGAAATTATAGCAGTTGGAGAGGAGGTCCTTAATTTTAGAGTGGGTGACCGCGTAGCTGGGGTCATGTTTCCTTATTGGCAATCGGGGCCATTCCAGTTTGAGTTTTCCGGGCAGCTTGGCGGTGCTTTAGATGGTATGCTCACTGAGTACAAATTGCTGCCGGCTGCAGCAGTAGTACGCATTCCGGATCACCTAAGCTACGTAGAAGCTGCTGTATATCCATGTGCAGGCGTTACCGCCTGGAACGCCTTATTTGGAGGGGCTGGTTTATTAGCTGGCCAGACAGTACTGACGTTGGGTACCGGTGGGGTTGCTACGATGGCGTTGCAGTTTGCCAAAGCTGCGGGTGCTCGCGTGATTGCAACTACTTCCACTGCTGATAAAATGGAATTCCTTCGTCACTTAGGTGCGGATGAGGTAATAAATTACAGAGAAGAACCGGAGTGGCATAAAGCAGTGAGAGCCATGACAGGTGGCAGGGGAGCGGATCATGTAATAGAAGTAGGTGGTGCCGGCACTTTAGTTCAGTCAATTAAGTCGGTATATTTAACTGGTCAGATCAACCTGATAGGTTCGGTGGCCACTGGTGATCCTTTAATAAATCTGAATATGCTGTTAACTACGGCGGCCAATATACGAGTAATTGCTGCTGGGAATCGGCAACATCAGCAGGAGATGAACAACGCTGTTGCAATACATAAAATCAGACCCGTAATAGATAGGGTGTTTCCTTTTATAGAAGCAAAGGAGGCTTATCGTTATTATTTGAAAGGACAATATCTGGGAAAAGTGGTAGTGTCGATGGAATAG
- a CDS encoding proline dehydrogenase family protein, with protein sequence MDQLLSIGSAALKKAALDERAKEFLLGNDVLFNVLKKAADRYIGGETMGETIAKVIQQNQQGFKCSIEFMGESTRNEQEAIQATNEFIKIAQEISQQNLYSTLSLDLSHIGLAVSEDLCFENLMAICSQAALHATEVIISAEGTDRTDAIIKTYKRAVKEYANVGITLQAYLYRSKDDFAELLKEPGRIRIVKGAFETEPHLSMPRGEQLDEVYLDYVAQLLSEGHLCSIATHHDKIQQRAKELIHQYNPDKGCYEFESLYGIQTTQLEKLKEEGYPTKLYFVYGKEWYLYLCNRLAEYPLNIFQALSDVVS encoded by the coding sequence ATGGACCAGTTATTAAGTATAGGATCGGCAGCACTGAAAAAAGCGGCGTTAGATGAACGCGCCAAGGAATTTCTGTTAGGGAATGATGTTTTATTCAATGTATTGAAAAAAGCAGCTGACAGATATATCGGTGGAGAAACAATGGGAGAAACTATTGCAAAGGTGATTCAACAGAACCAACAAGGATTTAAATGTTCCATTGAATTTATGGGTGAGAGCACCAGGAATGAGCAGGAGGCCATCCAGGCTACCAATGAATTTATTAAGATAGCGCAGGAAATCAGCCAACAAAATCTGTATTCCACCCTTTCTCTTGACCTCTCCCATATCGGACTGGCTGTTTCGGAAGACCTGTGTTTTGAAAACTTGATGGCTATCTGCTCGCAGGCCGCCCTGCATGCAACAGAGGTCATCATCAGTGCAGAAGGAACAGACCGGACGGATGCCATCATAAAGACCTATAAACGGGCTGTGAAAGAATACGCCAACGTGGGTATTACGCTGCAGGCCTATCTGTACAGGTCAAAAGACGATTTCGCTGAATTGTTGAAGGAACCCGGCCGTATCAGGATCGTAAAAGGCGCGTTTGAAACCGAGCCCCATCTGTCTATGCCCAGGGGGGAACAATTGGATGAAGTATACCTTGACTATGTTGCGCAATTATTGTCTGAAGGCCATCTCTGTTCAATTGCTACCCACCATGATAAAATACAACAAAGGGCAAAGGAGCTGATTCATCAATATAATCCAGACAAAGGCTGCTATGAATTCGAGAGCCTGTATGGGATCCAGACAACCCAACTGGAAAAATTAAAAGAAGAAGGATATCCCACCAAATTGTATTTCGTATATGGAAAAGAGTGGTACCTCTATTTATGTAACCGGCTGGCGGAATACCCGTTAAATATTTTCCAGGCATTGAGTGATGTGGTGAGCTAA
- a CDS encoding AraC family transcriptional regulator — MKVPNKISSISVLHNYLKLRKPSNPLISVFDFKDVTIEPETILSAVTTDFYVVALKKDCAGGKCKYGQQYYDFEEGIMYFIAPQQVLQFEDILLSEAKGAVLVVHPDFLQGYSLAAKIKDYGYFSYASNEALHLSEREEKSIMNIIENISRDIDANMDAFTQDLLVSNIDLLLKYCDRFYNRQFLTRKKASSDLLIKLENLLDDYFKRDKPAVSGIPTVQFIAKELNLSPNYLSDMLRVHTGQTTQQHIQNRVIEKAKELLSTTAMSVSEIAWNLQVRGGLCCIETTSFVFIFYLIFLSLKTKSF; from the coding sequence ATGAAAGTGCCCAATAAAATATCGTCCATCAGTGTATTGCATAATTATTTAAAGCTCAGAAAGCCTTCAAATCCGCTCATCAGCGTGTTCGATTTTAAGGATGTAACGATAGAACCCGAAACAATTTTAAGTGCAGTAACCACAGATTTCTATGTAGTAGCTTTAAAAAAAGATTGTGCCGGAGGCAAATGTAAATATGGTCAGCAATATTATGATTTTGAAGAGGGGATTATGTACTTCATTGCCCCCCAGCAGGTATTGCAGTTCGAAGATATTTTACTTTCTGAAGCGAAAGGAGCGGTTCTGGTAGTGCACCCCGATTTTTTACAAGGTTACTCTTTGGCGGCGAAAATTAAAGACTATGGCTATTTTTCGTATGCCAGCAATGAAGCCCTGCACCTTTCCGAAAGGGAAGAAAAATCCATTATGAACATTATTGAAAACATCAGCCGGGATATAGATGCCAATATGGATGCTTTTACGCAGGATTTGTTAGTATCCAATATTGATTTGCTGTTGAAATATTGCGATCGTTTTTACAACCGCCAGTTCCTGACCAGGAAAAAAGCCAGCAGCGATTTGCTTATCAAATTAGAAAATTTGCTGGATGATTATTTCAAAAGGGACAAACCGGCTGTCAGCGGCATACCCACAGTTCAATTCATAGCAAAAGAACTGAACCTTAGCCCCAATTACCTGAGCGATATGTTGCGGGTCCATACCGGGCAAACTACACAACAGCACATCCAAAACCGGGTGATAGAAAAAGCAAAAGAGCTGCTGTCCACTACTGCAATGTCCGTTTCCGAGATTGCCTGGAATTTACAAGTAAGAGGTGGTCTCTGCTGTATAGAAACCACCTCTTTTGTATTTATTTTCTATTTAATCTTTCTATCATTAAAGACGAAAAGCTTCTAA
- a CDS encoding NAD-dependent epimerase/dehydratase family protein, translating into MQTILGANGQIGEELARELKRNFTSEIRIVSREAKKINDTDAVFSADLSVREKAIEAVKGSEIAYFTLGLPISSDLWEKQFPLITRNVIDACKINGTKLVFFDNTYMYPQDGRMLTEQTPFAPIGRKGRVRKEIAEMLLKEMENGQIEAVICRAPEFYGPGKTQSITNTLIFNNIKEGKKLKVPLRDDKIRSLIWTPDASRATALIGNTPDTFGQTWHLPVDDSKPTYKQFITLASQIFGMELKYSVVPKFVFKIGALFNDRLKELEELLPRYEHDNIFDDSKFKKRFPEFAVTSYRQGIEQIKKGYQAPQY; encoded by the coding sequence ATGCAAACAATATTAGGCGCCAACGGACAGATTGGCGAAGAACTGGCAAGAGAGCTGAAAAGAAATTTCACTTCCGAAATCCGGATTGTAAGCCGGGAGGCTAAAAAAATAAACGATACCGATGCAGTTTTTTCCGCGGATTTATCCGTCAGAGAAAAAGCCATTGAAGCGGTAAAAGGCAGTGAAATAGCTTATTTCACCTTAGGGCTTCCAATAAGTTCCGACCTGTGGGAAAAGCAATTTCCGCTGATTACAAGAAACGTAATTGATGCCTGCAAAATCAACGGCACAAAGCTGGTATTTTTTGACAATACTTATATGTATCCGCAGGATGGCCGCATGCTTACTGAGCAAACGCCATTCGCACCTATAGGAAGGAAAGGCAGGGTAAGAAAAGAAATAGCAGAAATGCTTCTGAAGGAAATGGAAAACGGGCAAATAGAAGCCGTCATCTGCCGTGCCCCGGAATTTTACGGCCCCGGAAAAACGCAGAGCATTACCAATACTTTAATCTTCAACAACATTAAAGAAGGTAAAAAACTGAAAGTGCCGTTGCGGGATGATAAAATAAGAAGCCTGATATGGACACCCGATGCGAGTCGGGCAACAGCGCTAATTGGCAATACACCTGATACTTTTGGACAAACCTGGCATTTGCCGGTTGATGACAGCAAACCAACTTACAAACAATTTATCACCCTGGCTTCACAAATCTTTGGAATGGAACTGAAATACTCCGTGGTACCGAAGTTTGTCTTTAAAATAGGCGCACTTTTCAATGATAGGCTCAAAGAATTGGAGGAGCTGCTTCCAAGATATGAGCATGACAATATTTTCGATGATTCAAAATTCAAAAAGCGTTTCCCGGAGTTTGCAGTAACCAGCTATAGACAAGGGATAGAGCAGATAAAGAAAGGATATCAGGCTCCGCAATACTAA